A part of Pararhizobium sp. A13 genomic DNA contains:
- a CDS encoding AzlD family protein, whose protein sequence is MIDPMTFLTIVLMAIVTYATRIGGYLVLRNRALGARATSVMEAAPGCVLISVIAPDFVSNSPADLIAIALTLAAATRFSMLPTVTIGVAAAGFLRHFIG, encoded by the coding sequence ATGATCGATCCGATGACATTCCTCACCATCGTCCTGATGGCGATCGTCACCTACGCGACGCGCATCGGCGGCTATCTCGTGCTGCGCAACCGCGCGCTCGGCGCCCGCGCCACGTCCGTCATGGAAGCGGCTCCCGGATGCGTGCTGATCTCAGTGATCGCCCCGGACTTTGTATCGAACAGCCCCGCGGACCTGATCGCAATTGCGTTGACGCTCGCCGCCGCCACACGCTTTTCCATGTTGCCAACGGTGACGATCGGCGTCGCGGCGGCAGGGTTCTTGCGCCATTTTATCGGGTGA
- a CDS encoding carboxymuconolactone decarboxylase family protein translates to MSTIARNQNPESDPRVKAVFDDIRATRNSDFINNMWHYLAFDADLLENTWAEVKTVMATPSALDPLTKEMLYIAVSVTNGCGYCAHSHTAAAKAKGMTAEQHADLLRVISLAAKTNQLATALQVPVDPVFDADHRP, encoded by the coding sequence ATGAGCACCATTGCCAGAAATCAGAACCCGGAATCCGATCCCCGCGTCAAAGCGGTGTTCGACGACATCCGCGCCACCCGCAACTCCGACTTCATCAACAACATGTGGCACTACCTCGCCTTCGATGCCGATCTGCTCGAAAACACCTGGGCCGAGGTCAAGACGGTGATGGCAACACCCTCGGCGCTCGATCCGCTGACCAAGGAAATGCTCTATATCGCCGTCTCCGTCACCAATGGCTGCGGCTACTGCGCCCATTCGCATACGGCCGCGGCAAAAGCCAAGGGCATGACTGCCGAGCAGCATGCCGATCTCCTGCGCGTCATTTCGCTCGCCGCCAAGACCAACCAGCTCGCAACCGCGCTGCAGGTTCCCGTCGATCCCGTCTTCGATGCCGATCATCGGCCCTGA
- a CDS encoding Lrp/AsnC family transcriptional regulator has product MQLDDIDRKILRALQRDGRMQNIELAKEVGLSPSPCLRRVKLLEEAGIIDRYVAVLNPAKLGKRLTLFTRVWLTAQDEDTIEYFVEKVRRFPQVLECYLMLGDCDVLLRVVAEDIDDYRRFQSEHLSRIKGVQNVKTDVPSQVIKQTSELPL; this is encoded by the coding sequence ATGCAGCTTGACGACATCGACCGGAAGATTTTGAGAGCCCTGCAGCGTGACGGCAGGATGCAGAACATCGAACTGGCGAAGGAGGTGGGGCTGTCGCCGTCGCCCTGCCTGCGGCGGGTCAAGCTCCTGGAGGAGGCTGGCATCATCGACCGCTACGTCGCGGTGCTGAACCCGGCGAAGCTCGGAAAACGGCTGACCCTGTTCACACGGGTGTGGCTGACGGCGCAGGACGAGGACACCATCGAGTATTTCGTCGAAAAGGTCCGGCGGTTTCCGCAGGTACTGGAATGCTACCTGATGCTCGGCGACTGCGACGTTCTGCTGCGCGTCGTGGCGGAGGATATCGACGACTACCGGCGCTTCCAGTCCGAGCATCTCAGCCGTATCAAGGGGGTGCAGAACGTCAAGACCGATGTCCCGAGCCAGGTGATCAAGCAGACGTCGGAATTGCCGCTTTAG
- a CDS encoding efflux RND transporter periplasmic adaptor subunit, with protein sequence MRLWKQLSISLVILAVGLGIWVRFVPGAGAMLAKAGVPEQLLAFAAKPADGAADGQGQGSGRRGQGGGAPLVVTQPVDSAVVNDRLNAIGNGEAILSVAVTPQATGNLTEVLVHSGDRIEKGQVIARLDSDEQKIAAAQAKVAVDSAREKVERNRRLGNAVSVAVLREAEFAMQAAELALQTAELDLKRRDIVAPSGGIVGIITVNPGDYVTTSTPIAVVDDRSQILVDFWAPERFSTKISVGQAVTASAIALPGSEYSGAIHAIDNRIDQASRTLRVRARIDNPNDTLRAGMSFSVAVRFPGDQYPTVNPLAIQWSADGSYVWRVEAEKSQKIPVKIIQRNSDKVLVEAELAKGDAVVMEGVQRLRDGGAVRVASEEQPRQQKPQQGDQEQKVSEAEATK encoded by the coding sequence ATGCGGCTTTGGAAGCAGCTGTCGATCAGTCTGGTCATTCTTGCGGTCGGCCTGGGTATCTGGGTTCGCTTCGTGCCGGGCGCCGGCGCGATGCTTGCCAAGGCGGGCGTGCCCGAGCAGCTGCTGGCTTTTGCCGCAAAGCCGGCGGATGGGGCGGCCGACGGCCAGGGGCAAGGTTCGGGCCGACGCGGGCAGGGCGGTGGTGCGCCGCTCGTTGTCACGCAGCCGGTCGATAGCGCCGTTGTCAACGACAGGTTGAACGCCATCGGCAATGGCGAGGCGATCTTGTCCGTCGCAGTGACGCCGCAGGCGACCGGTAATCTGACCGAGGTGCTGGTCCACTCCGGCGATCGGATCGAGAAGGGGCAGGTCATTGCCCGTCTCGACAGCGACGAACAGAAGATCGCCGCCGCACAGGCGAAGGTCGCCGTCGACAGCGCCCGCGAAAAGGTCGAGCGCAACCGCAGGCTCGGCAATGCGGTCTCCGTCGCGGTGTTGCGCGAGGCGGAATTCGCCATGCAGGCCGCCGAGCTTGCGCTGCAGACGGCGGAGCTTGACCTGAAGCGCCGCGACATTGTCGCGCCGTCCGGCGGCATCGTCGGCATCATCACCGTCAATCCGGGGGACTATGTCACGACTTCGACGCCGATCGCCGTCGTTGACGACCGCTCGCAGATCCTCGTCGATTTCTGGGCGCCGGAGCGGTTTTCGACGAAAATCTCCGTTGGACAGGCGGTGACGGCCTCGGCCATCGCCCTGCCGGGGTCAGAATATTCCGGTGCTATTCACGCCATCGACAACCGCATCGACCAGGCAAGCCGGACGCTGAGGGTCCGGGCGCGGATCGACAATCCCAACGATACGCTCAGGGCCGGCATGTCCTTCTCCGTCGCGGTCCGTTTCCCCGGCGACCAGTATCCGACGGTCAATCCGCTGGCGATCCAGTGGAGCGCCGACGGGTCCTATGTCTGGCGCGTCGAGGCGGAAAAATCGCAGAAGATTCCGGTCAAGATCATCCAGCGCAATTCCGACAAGGTGCTGGTCGAGGCGGAGCTTGCCAAGGGCGATGCCGTGGTGATGGAGGGCGTGCAGCGCCTGCGTGACGGTGGCGCGGTGCGCGTGGCGAGCGAAGAGCAGCCGCGGCAACAGAAGCCGCAGCAAGGTGATCAGGAACAGAAGGTCTCCGAAGCGGAGGCCACGAAATGA
- a CDS encoding AzlC family ABC transporter permease — protein sequence MSAIETNAQQRIDNRTLAEVRRGVAACVPVLLGIVPYALVLGAQAAQKDLSLIEVPLMTGLNFAGGSEFAAIQLWTSPPHVALIVAITFLVNSRHLLMGAALAPFLRHLPKRKVLPALFVMTDESWALALADIRERAARGLHPAFSMPYYLGTALVFYAAWVGFTTLGAVLGPVLGDVKAYGFDMAFPAVFLVLMRGMWKGFDAARPWLVSLVVAAVTYLVVPGALYVAAGAVSGLIAAYILTGEA from the coding sequence ATGAGCGCAATCGAGACCAACGCACAACAGCGCATCGACAACCGCACCCTGGCTGAGGTGCGCCGCGGCGTGGCGGCCTGCGTCCCCGTGCTGCTTGGCATTGTCCCCTACGCGCTGGTGCTTGGGGCTCAGGCGGCGCAAAAGGATCTGAGCCTCATCGAGGTGCCTTTGATGACGGGGCTGAACTTCGCCGGCGGCTCAGAGTTCGCCGCCATCCAGCTCTGGACATCGCCGCCGCATGTCGCCCTCATCGTCGCCATCACGTTTCTGGTCAATAGCCGGCACCTGCTGATGGGTGCGGCGCTGGCGCCCTTTCTGCGGCATCTGCCGAAGCGCAAGGTGCTTCCGGCCCTCTTCGTCATGACCGACGAAAGCTGGGCGCTGGCCTTGGCCGATATCAGGGAGCGTGCCGCCCGCGGCCTGCACCCCGCATTCAGCATGCCCTATTACCTCGGCACCGCGCTTGTCTTCTACGCAGCCTGGGTAGGCTTCACCACACTCGGTGCAGTCCTCGGGCCGGTCCTCGGCGACGTTAAGGCCTATGGCTTCGACATGGCGTTCCCGGCGGTCTTCCTCGTCCTCATGCGCGGCATGTGGAAGGGGTTCGATGCCGCCCGCCCCTGGCTGGTCAGCCTCGTTGTCGCCGCTGTGACCTATCTTGTCGTCCCAGGTGCCTTGTACGTTGCCGCCGGCGCCGTGTCCGGCCTCATCGCAGCCTATATCCTTACAGGTGAAGCATGA
- a CDS encoding efflux RND transporter permease subunit, whose protein sequence is MSGAGEHHEAGRTAGFTALFIRRPIFALVVNTLIIVAGLAALNGIEIRELPQVDQPVVSVNTQFDGASPETVDRELTSVIEGAVSRVQGIKDISSTSQYAQSRVTLQFSDTTDIGQASNDIRDALGRVANQLPEDADEPRIVKADADSQPILRLALTSDTLSMEDLTLLAENEITDRLAAVEGVADVQINGDQEKIFRIDVNQSKLASRGLTVANLRDALATASLDVPAGSLTSADQDISVRATAGLQTPEEFENLILGDNVRLGDIATVTLGPDIGTSSLRSDGRQGIGLGIIRQAQSNTLDISEGVKKAVATIDEILPQGTQLKVTSDDAVFIDGAIHEVEIALAASVIIVTIVIYLFLLDWRATLIPTLTMPIALVGTCAAIYLAGFSINILTLLAIVLATGLVVDDAIVVLENIVRRRGEGMGPRAAAVLGTLEVFFAVIATTATLVAVFVPLSFLPGQTGGLFREFGFVLAFAILLSAFVSLTLCPMLASRMLKPHGGEHGHTGFMARIGAFAAGFYRRTLRACLNSPLIVFMVAVMVTATGAGAFTLLKSELTPTEDRARIMLRMQAPQGVSLEYTQAQMRRVEDGLKPLVDSGEIANIFSISGQGGSVNSGFMVLTLAPWSDRERTQQQISADITKMTVNIPSIRVFPIQPNSLGIRGAGNGLQVALVGNDYGKLGDAAAKLVRQMEDSGRFENVRLNYEENQAQLSVTIDRERASDLGIDIKGLSSALQAMLDGNSVLDVYVEGEAYPVKLLSTTNPVNDPTDLQNIFLKTGDGKIVPMSSIATVEEKAVAPQLARESQLRSVSLSAGLTSGLALGDALTMVEDMAQPLLPPGSRVVPLAEAATLDENANGMFVTFGFALVIIFLVLAAQFESLVSGLIIMSTVPLGLACAVFAMVMTGNTLNIYSQIGLVLLVGIMAKNGILIVEFANQLRDRGEDLRSAIEDAANIRLRPVMMTMIATIVGAVPLVLASGAGAEARIALGGVLVGGLGLATVVTLYLTPVAYLVIARFTKPHVDEERRLHRELEQAEALQLAEAAE, encoded by the coding sequence ATGAGCGGCGCAGGCGAGCATCACGAGGCCGGGCGCACGGCCGGTTTTACCGCGCTCTTCATTCGCCGCCCGATTTTCGCGCTGGTCGTCAACACGCTGATCATCGTTGCCGGCCTGGCAGCCCTGAACGGCATCGAGATCCGCGAGTTGCCGCAGGTGGACCAGCCGGTGGTGTCGGTCAACACCCAGTTCGACGGTGCTTCGCCGGAAACCGTGGACCGCGAGCTAACCTCGGTGATCGAGGGCGCCGTGTCGCGCGTCCAGGGCATCAAGGATATTTCCTCGACCTCGCAATATGCCCAGAGCCGCGTCACGCTGCAGTTTTCCGATACGACCGATATAGGCCAGGCCTCCAATGATATCCGCGATGCGCTTGGCCGGGTGGCGAACCAGCTGCCGGAGGATGCCGATGAGCCGCGTATCGTCAAGGCCGATGCCGACAGCCAGCCGATCCTTCGGCTGGCGCTGACGTCCGATACGCTGTCGATGGAAGACCTGACGCTGCTTGCCGAAAACGAGATCACCGACCGGCTCGCCGCCGTCGAGGGCGTTGCCGACGTGCAGATCAACGGCGACCAGGAGAAGATCTTCCGCATCGACGTCAATCAGTCGAAGCTGGCCTCGCGCGGATTGACTGTCGCCAATCTGCGCGACGCGCTGGCAACTGCCTCGCTCGACGTGCCGGCGGGATCGCTGACCAGCGCCGACCAGGACATTTCGGTGCGCGCCACCGCGGGCCTGCAGACGCCGGAAGAATTCGAGAACCTGATCCTCGGCGACAATGTGCGGCTTGGCGACATTGCGACGGTGACGCTGGGCCCCGATATCGGTACGTCGTCGCTCAGGTCCGACGGGCGTCAGGGCATCGGGCTTGGCATCATCCGGCAGGCACAGTCGAACACACTCGATATTTCCGAGGGCGTGAAGAAGGCGGTGGCAACGATCGACGAGATCTTACCGCAGGGCACGCAGCTCAAGGTCACCAGCGACGATGCGGTGTTCATCGATGGCGCCATCCATGAGGTGGAGATCGCACTCGCCGCCTCCGTGATCATCGTCACCATCGTCATCTATCTCTTCCTGCTCGATTGGCGGGCGACACTCATCCCAACGCTCACCATGCCGATCGCGCTGGTCGGCACCTGCGCCGCCATTTATCTCGCTGGTTTCTCGATCAACATCCTGACGCTGCTGGCGATCGTCTTGGCGACGGGGCTGGTGGTGGATGACGCCATCGTCGTGCTCGAAAACATCGTACGGCGACGCGGCGAAGGCATGGGGCCGCGGGCGGCGGCCGTGCTCGGGACGCTCGAAGTGTTTTTCGCGGTCATTGCTACCACGGCAACGCTTGTGGCGGTCTTCGTGCCGCTGTCGTTCCTGCCGGGACAGACGGGCGGTCTGTTCCGCGAGTTCGGCTTCGTGCTGGCCTTCGCGATCCTGCTCTCGGCTTTCGTGTCGCTGACGCTCTGCCCGATGCTGGCCTCGCGCATGCTGAAACCGCATGGCGGGGAGCACGGCCATACGGGGTTCATGGCCAGGATCGGCGCTTTTGCCGCCGGTTTCTACCGGCGGACGCTACGGGCCTGCCTCAACTCACCGCTGATTGTCTTCATGGTCGCTGTCATGGTGACGGCGACGGGTGCCGGCGCCTTCACGCTGTTGAAGTCGGAATTGACGCCGACGGAGGACCGCGCCCGCATCATGTTGCGGATGCAGGCGCCGCAAGGCGTGTCGCTCGAATATACGCAGGCACAGATGCGTCGCGTCGAGGACGGGCTGAAGCCGCTGGTCGACAGCGGCGAGATCGCCAATATCTTTTCCATTTCCGGTCAGGGTGGATCAGTCAACAGTGGCTTCATGGTGCTGACGCTGGCGCCCTGGAGCGACCGCGAGCGTACCCAGCAGCAGATTTCCGCCGACATTACCAAAATGACGGTCAATATTCCGTCGATCCGGGTCTTCCCGATCCAGCCGAACAGCCTCGGCATCCGCGGCGCCGGCAACGGGCTGCAGGTGGCGCTGGTCGGCAACGACTATGGCAAACTCGGCGATGCCGCTGCAAAACTCGTGCGCCAGATGGAAGACAGCGGCCGCTTTGAAAACGTTCGCCTGAACTACGAGGAGAACCAGGCGCAGCTTTCGGTGACGATCGATCGCGAACGGGCATCCGATCTCGGCATCGATATCAAGGGGCTGTCGTCGGCGCTGCAGGCGATGCTCGACGGCAACAGCGTGCTTGACGTCTATGTCGAAGGGGAGGCCTATCCGGTCAAACTCCTGTCGACGACCAACCCAGTCAATGATCCGACCGACCTGCAGAACATCTTCCTGAAGACCGGCGACGGCAAGATCGTGCCGATGTCGTCGATCGCCACGGTCGAGGAAAAGGCCGTCGCGCCGCAATTGGCGCGAGAATCGCAGCTGCGTTCCGTCTCGCTGTCCGCCGGCCTGACATCCGGGCTTGCGCTCGGCGACGCGCTGACGATGGTGGAGGACATGGCCCAGCCGCTCTTGCCGCCGGGCTCACGCGTCGTGCCGCTCGCCGAAGCGGCGACACTCGATGAGAATGCCAACGGTATGTTCGTCACCTTCGGCTTCGCGCTCGTCATCATCTTCCTGGTGCTGGCGGCGCAGTTCGAAAGCCTGGTCAGCGGCCTGATCATCATGTCGACCGTGCCGCTCGGCCTTGCCTGCGCCGTCTTTGCCATGGTGATGACCGGTAACACGCTGAACATCTACAGCCAGATCGGCCTGGTGCTCCTGGTCGGTATCATGGCGAAGAACGGCATCCTGATCGTCGAATTCGCCAATCAGTTGCGCGACCGCGGCGAAGACCTGCGCTCGGCGATCGAAGACGCTGCGAATATTCGGCTGCGGCCGGTGATGATGACGATGATTGCCACCATCGTCGGCGCCGTGCCGCTGGTTCTGGCGAGTGGTGCCGGGGCCGAGGCCCGCATCGCGCTCGGCGGAGTGCTGGTCGGCGGCCTCGGGCTTGCCACGGTCGTCACGCTGTACCTGACGCCGGTCGCCTATCTGGTCATCGCCCGGTTCACCAAACCGCATGTCGATGAAGAACGGCGGCTCCACCGCGAGCTGGAACAGGCCGAAGCACTGCAGCTGGCCGAAGCTGCGGAATAA
- a CDS encoding UvrD-helicase domain-containing protein, whose amino-acid sequence MSNGFDDIPFFDEEPAPRPTRGHQPAPPAPTGGIAARAMAARDQHRAPDYLSGLNPEQREAVETLDGPVLVLAGAGTGKTRVLTTRIAHILSTGRAYPSQILAVTFTNKAAREMKERIGVLVGAAVEGMPWMGTFHSIGVKLMRRHAELVGLKSSFTILDTDDVVRLIKQIIQAEGIDDKRWPAKQFAQMIDGWKNKGFGPADIPEGDARSFANGRGRELYAAYQARLMTLNACDFGDLLLHPIRMFRAHPDVLKEYHDKFRYILVDEYQDTNTAQYMWLRLLAQRPVRKNPSPTPPHKGEGFAGSYSPRSSLDAELDERSRQSSPSPLWEGVGEGSSSSRSASDNGRINICCVGDDDQSIYGWRGAEVDNILRFEKDFPGAKVIKLERNYRSTEHILGAAAHLIAHNEGRLGKTLFTDRANPDDDKVQVHAAWDSEEEARAVGEEIEQLQRQKHNLNDMAILVRASFQMREFEDRFVTLGLNYRVIGGPRFYERLEIRDALAYFRLVCQPADDLAFERIVNTPKRGLGDTTVRSLHDYARGRNIPMLAAAADLIETDEMKAKPRKSLFDVVTMFQRWQGLLETTPHTELAETILEESGYTDMWKNDKSAEAPGRLENLKELIRSMEAFESMRGFLEHIALVMDVEQNAELDAVSIMTLHSAKGLEFETVFLPGWEEGLFPHQRALDEGGRSGLEEERRLAYVGLTRAKRRCHIWFVSNRRIHGLWQSTLPSRFLDELPVTHVEVSEAEQSYGGYNRGGYGQSRFDKQEPFANSYSTPGWKRAQANKTDATRDNWGTRSGVSIERIGYGESGPRARTIDGELIAKSKVDEPSKFNVGDRVFHIKFGNGNIAGIEGNKLTIDFDRAGQKRVLDGFVERV is encoded by the coding sequence ATGAGCAATGGATTTGACGATATTCCCTTCTTCGACGAGGAGCCGGCGCCGCGTCCTACGCGCGGGCACCAGCCGGCGCCGCCCGCCCCCACCGGTGGCATCGCCGCCCGCGCCATGGCAGCGCGTGACCAGCATCGGGCACCCGATTATCTTTCCGGCCTGAACCCGGAACAGCGCGAAGCGGTCGAAACGCTGGATGGCCCGGTCCTGGTGCTTGCCGGCGCCGGCACCGGCAAGACCCGCGTGCTCACGACCCGCATCGCCCATATCCTGTCGACCGGTCGCGCCTATCCCAGCCAGATCCTCGCCGTCACCTTCACCAACAAGGCAGCGCGCGAAATGAAGGAGCGCATCGGCGTTCTGGTCGGCGCCGCCGTCGAGGGCATGCCCTGGATGGGCACCTTCCACTCGATCGGCGTCAAGCTGATGCGCCGCCACGCCGAACTCGTCGGCCTCAAGTCCTCGTTCACCATCCTCGACACCGACGACGTGGTGCGCCTGATCAAGCAGATCATTCAGGCCGAGGGCATCGACGACAAGCGCTGGCCGGCCAAGCAGTTCGCCCAGATGATCGACGGCTGGAAGAACAAGGGCTTCGGCCCCGCCGACATCCCCGAAGGCGACGCCCGCTCCTTTGCCAACGGCAGAGGCCGCGAGCTCTACGCCGCCTACCAGGCCCGGCTGATGACGCTGAACGCCTGCGATTTCGGCGATCTTTTGCTCCACCCGATCCGCATGTTCCGCGCCCATCCGGATGTGCTGAAGGAATATCACGACAAGTTCCGCTATATCCTCGTCGACGAGTACCAGGACACCAACACCGCCCAATACATGTGGCTGAGGCTGCTCGCCCAGCGTCCGGTTAGAAAGAACCCCTCCCCAACCCCTCCCCACAAGGGGGAGGGGTTTGCCGGGTCGTACTCGCCGCGATCATCATTGGATGCAGAATTGGACGAGAGGTCGCGGCAATCTAGCCCCTCGCCCTTGTGGGAAGGGGTTGGGGAGGGGTCTTCGTCGTCACGATCAGCTAGCGACAATGGCCGTATCAACATTTGCTGCGTCGGCGACGACGACCAGTCGATCTATGGCTGGCGCGGCGCCGAGGTCGACAACATCCTGCGCTTCGAGAAGGATTTTCCCGGCGCCAAGGTGATCAAGCTCGAGCGCAACTACCGCTCCACCGAGCATATTCTCGGCGCCGCCGCCCATCTGATCGCCCATAACGAAGGCCGCCTCGGCAAGACGCTGTTCACCGATCGGGCGAACCCCGACGATGACAAGGTACAAGTCCACGCCGCCTGGGATTCGGAAGAGGAAGCCCGCGCCGTCGGCGAGGAGATCGAACAGCTGCAGCGCCAGAAGCACAATCTGAACGACATGGCGATCCTGGTGCGCGCCTCCTTCCAGATGCGCGAGTTCGAAGACCGCTTCGTCACGCTTGGCCTGAATTACCGCGTCATCGGCGGCCCGCGCTTCTACGAGCGGCTGGAAATCCGCGATGCGCTCGCCTATTTCCGCCTCGTCTGCCAGCCCGCCGACGACCTCGCCTTCGAGCGCATCGTCAACACCCCGAAGCGCGGCCTTGGCGATACGACGGTGCGCAGCCTTCACGACTATGCCCGCGGCCGCAACATCCCGATGCTCGCCGCCGCCGCCGATCTCATCGAAACCGACGAGATGAAGGCCAAGCCGCGCAAATCGCTGTTCGACGTCGTCACCATGTTCCAGCGCTGGCAGGGCCTCTTGGAGACCACGCCGCACACCGAGCTTGCCGAGACCATCCTCGAAGAGTCCGGCTATACGGACATGTGGAAAAACGACAAGTCGGCCGAAGCGCCCGGGCGCCTCGAAAACCTCAAGGAGCTCATCCGCTCGATGGAAGCGTTCGAGAGCATGCGCGGCTTCCTCGAGCACATCGCGCTGGTCATGGATGTCGAGCAGAATGCAGAGCTCGACGCCGTCTCGATCATGACGCTGCATTCAGCAAAAGGCCTGGAATTCGAAACCGTCTTCCTGCCCGGCTGGGAGGAAGGCCTGTTTCCGCACCAGCGCGCGCTCGACGAAGGCGGCCGCTCGGGCCTCGAGGAAGAACGCCGCCTTGCCTATGTGGGTCTCACGCGGGCAAAACGCCGCTGCCACATCTGGTTCGTCTCCAACCGCCGCATCCACGGCCTGTGGCAATCGACGCTGCCCTCCCGCTTCCTCGACGAACTGCCGGTCACCCATGTCGAAGTGTCGGAGGCCGAACAATCCTATGGCGGCTACAACCGCGGCGGCTACGGCCAGTCCCGCTTCGACAAGCAGGAACCGTTTGCCAATTCCTACTCCACCCCCGGCTGGAAACGCGCCCAGGCCAACAAGACCGACGCCACCCGCGACAACTGGGGCACCCGCTCCGGCGTGTCGATCGAGCGCATCGGCTACGGCGAATCCGGGCCCCGCGCCCGCACGATCGACGGCGAACTCATCGCCAAGTCAAAAGTCGACGAACCCTCGAAATTCAACGTCGGCGACCGGGTGTTTCACATCAAGTTCGGCAACGGAAACATTGCCGGGATCGAGGGCAACAAGCTGACGATCGATTTCGATCGGGCGGGGCAGAAGCGGGTGCTGGACGGGTTTGTCGAGCGGGTGTGA